Proteins from one Ipomoea triloba cultivar NCNSP0323 chromosome 1, ASM357664v1 genomic window:
- the LOC116026126 gene encoding nitrate regulatory gene2 protein gives MGCVESKIDKEERVRNCKERKRLMKHLLGFRREFAEAQLAYLRALKNTGVTLRQFTESETLELEDTNFRVALPPSPPPPLPPSPPPPPPPNFSPDLRKTSDKQGSASVQEDVIEIDDDDSHTPPPPPVTTSDWEYWNLFSSPYPQCGERRDTIEQGEEENWEETNTEFIEEDEDKGIVDDGVVDMDPEKQQTVELVDDNSSMASWYDKGTSDMAIVVSRSSKTLAGIFRDLDDYFLKASAGVKDVAVLIDVHMGDGFLYQSIKEQKRKRHNSAKASSAFTWGWSFKSINSTRDAGDFLGPSEPCKPGSHCVTLEKIYTEEQKLYKEVKEEENTKAELEKKSLLLQKQEEEIHDLAKTEKIRLRVESLESHISLLQQSISKSCSTIVKLIDAELHPQLVAIASGLRHMWQTMCECHKVQNLLSQQLNHLTSQQSIDCTSEYRRQAAIQLKTEVTSWYNSLCRVITSQHEYVKTLCSWIQLTNCLRDGDQPSRFSSVVHSLSEEWLTALEKLPDKMASEAIKNFLSVIHSIVSQQEEELRLQKRAAKLERKLQHELNSLAELEMKFEGSFTAGDANSDLSSKHPLSIKRAKLEALKKRVDDEKAKYTNSVHTTQVMFLNNLQTSLPNLFQALVELSSSYSQTFEAVLNRATPLEHENGSLSSSLEPTIAS, from the exons ATGGGGTGTGTAGAATCAAAAATTGATAAAGAAGAGAGGGTGAGGAATTGTAAGGAGAGAAAAAGGTTGATGAAACATCTTTTGGGGTTTAGGAGAGAGTTTGCTGAAGCCCAATTAGCATATTTGAGAGCACTGAAAAATACAGGAGTGACATTAAGGCAATTTACTGAATCAGAGACACTGGAACTTGAGGACACCAATTTTCGAGTTGCATTGCCACCCTCGCCTCCACCCCCATTACCGCCTTCACCTCCACCTCCACCCCCGCCAAATTTTAGCCCTGATTTGAGAAAAACATCTGATAAACAAGGATCGGCATCTGTACAAGAGGATGTCATAGAgatagatgatgatgatagtcACACCCCGCCTCCACCTCCAGTAACTACGAGTGATTGGGAATATTGGAATCTTTTTTCTTCTCCATATCCGCAATGTGGTGAGCGGAGAGACACGATTGAGCAAGGGGAGGAGGAGAATTGGGAAGAGACAAACACTGAATTcattgaagaagatgaggacAAGGGTATTGTTGATGATGGTGTTGTGGATATGGATCCTGAGAAACAGCAAACTGTTGAATTAGTTGATGATAATTCGTCGATGGCAAGCTGGTATGACAAAGGCACTTCAGATATGGCCATAGTTGTCTCCAGAAGCAGTAAAACTTTGGCTGGTATATTCCGGGATTTGGATGATTATTTCTTGAAAGCATCAGCTGGTGTAAAGGATGTAGCTGTTCTTATTGACGTCCACATGGGAGATGGTTTCCTTTATCAGAGTATCAAAGAGCAAAAGA GGAAGAGGCACAATTCTGCAAAGGCCTCAAGTGCATTCACTTGGGGTTGGTCTTTTAAGTCAATTAATTCTACCAGAGACGCTGGAGATTTTTTGGGCCCTTCTGAACCTTGCAAACCTGGATCACACTGTGTAACTCTGGAAAAGATATATACTGAGGAGCAGAAACTGTACAAGGAAGTTAAG GAAGAAGAGAACACCAAGGCAGAACTTGAAAAGAAGTCATTGTTGCTCCAGAAACAAGAGGAAGAAATTCATGACTTGGCCAAGACAGAGAAAATCCGGTTAAGGGTTGAAAGTTTAGAGTCTCACATCTCATTGCTACAACAATCAATCAGCAAATCCTGTTCAACAATAGTGAAGCTCATAGATGCGGAGTTGCACCCTCAGCTGGTTGCAATAGCTTCAGG gttaaggCACATGTGGCAAACTATGTGTGAGTGCCATAAAGTGCAGAACCTTTTATCACAGCAGCTAAATCATCTAACAAGCCAACAAAGCATCGACTGTACTTCTGAGTATCGCAGGCAGGCTGCGATTCAGCTGAAAACCGAGGTCACTTCATGGTATAATAGTCTTTGCAGAGTCATTACTTCTCAGCATGAATATGTAAAGACCCTCTGCAGTTGGATCCAACTCACCAATTGCCTCAGAGATGGTGATCAACCGAGTCGTTTTTCATCAGTGGTGCATTCGCTTTCTGAAGAGTGGCTAACAGCACTTGAAAAGTTGCCCGATAAG ATGGCATCAGAAGCCATTAAGAATTTCCTGTCGGTTATCCATTCCATAGTTTCACAGCAGGAAGAGGAACTCCGTTTGCAGAAGAGGgctgcaaagctcgagagaaaATTGCAACATGAACTAAACTCCCTTGCCGAATTGGAGATGAAATTTGAGGGGAGCTTTACTGCAGGAGATGCAAACTCAGATTTGAGCTCTAAGCATCCTTTGTCAATCAAGCGCGCTAAACTTGAAGCCTTGAAAAAGCGGGTGGATGATGAGAAGGCCAAGTATACAAACTCTGTTCACACCACACAGGTCATGTTTCTGAACAACCTACAGACAAGCCTTCCTAATTTATTTCAAGCTTTAGTGGAATTATCCAGCTCTTATTCCCAAACCTTCGAAGCTGTTCTTAATCGCGCCACTCCATTAGAACATGAAAATGGCTCATTAAGCTCCTCACTTGAACCCACAATCGCAAGTTGA